CCGCCTCGTGGCCCTCGAACCGGACCGGGAGACGCTGGTCGCCGCGCTGTCGTGGCTCGGATTCGCCGCCGTCCAGAACAAGCAGTACGACAAGTCGATCGGTTACCTGGAACGGGCCCGCGAACTGAGGGAGAACGACCTCGAGGTCCTCAACAACCTCGCGAACGCCTATGCGAACGTGACCCCGCCCCAGACCGAAAAAGCGGCCGCCGCCTATCGCCAAATGGTGGCGTCCGATCCGAACCTCTACGAGCCTTGGTACAACTTGGGCGTCCTCTATCTCAAGCAAGAAGACGCCGACCGGGCGATCGAAGCGAACCAGCAGGCCTTGAAGCGCAAGCCGGGCGAGCCGTTCGCTTCGAACAACCTGGGCCGTGCGTACGAAATGAAGGGGCAGACGCAATTGGCGGCCGAAAGCTATGCCGCCGCGTCGAACGCCGATCCGAAGTCCGTGCTGTTCGCCCACAACGCCGGCGTCGCGTTCGCGGCGGCCAAAGACGATCTGAAGGCGATCAAGTACTTGGAGCGGGCCGTCGCATTGGGCGACGAGGACCCGGACGTGGTGTTCGTCTTGGGAGAGCTCTATGGACGCAACGGTCGGACGGAAGAGGCCGCAGAACTCTTGGTCAAGGCGACCGACCGGATCCAGAACAGGGCCGACCTGTGGTTCAACCTGGGCGTCGCCAAGCAGAAGAAGGGGGACACCGAAGGGGCTGCGGAGTGCTACCGCAAAGCCCTTGAGATCAAGCCCGACGACATCGATGCGAACCAGAACCTCGCTCTGATCCTGTGGAAGAAGGGCGACGTCGCTGGAGCGACGACCCTGTTCGCAAAGGTCGCGGGCATGAACCCGTCGAGCATCGACGCGAAACTCAACTTGGCCGCCGCGTATTACAAGGGCGGACGGGTCGAAGACGCTGTCGACCTGTGGAAGCAGGTGCTGCAAGCACAACCGAAACGCACCGACGTCCGTCTGAACCTGGCTTCGACCTTGTGGTCCCAAGGCGATTATGAAGGCGCC
The Armatimonadota bacterium DNA segment above includes these coding regions:
- a CDS encoding tetratricopeptide repeat protein; the encoded protein is MKKIVAAICACALLTVAQSAFAQEQPKQPKPSRAFLAGVVSAVKLYTEKSDAPAAVKALGELEKKEPGNFYVNSWLGYIHMQEGRYEDAVAPYRAAQKADPSDTVTMTNLAVCLDKAGRKDEAYEAYRALNAAKPGNATVLNKLGLLSLDRNDAAGAVAYLEEADKASPNDKVIVGNLASAYMKAKETDKGIATYDRLVALEPDRETLVAALSWLGFAAVQNKQYDKSIGYLERARELRENDLEVLNNLANAYANVTPPQTEKAAAAYRQMVASDPNLYEPWYNLGVLYLKQEDADRAIEANQQALKRKPGEPFASNNLGRAYEMKGQTQLAAESYAAASNADPKSVLFAHNAGVAFAAAKDDLKAIKYLERAVALGDEDPDVVFVLGELYGRNGRTEEAAELLVKATDRIQNRADLWFNLGVAKQKKGDTEGAAECYRKALEIKPDDIDANQNLALILWKKGDVAGATTLFAKVAGMNPSSIDAKLNLAAAYYKGGRVEDAVDLWKQVLQAQPKRTDVRLNLASTLWSQGDYEGAHVHYKAALAERPKDAMALNGVGLWQLRESKTSDAVASFRAAVESNPKYLPAYNNLAVALERLNKRAEAIAVLERAVKIDPRYEDAQRNLKRLKSAG